Proteins encoded in a region of the Malaciobacter mytili LMG 24559 genome:
- a CDS encoding NFACT RNA binding domain-containing protein, which produces MKYFLIKQIVEYLKEKAQNIKFIKRIDNNIIIIEFNNKEILYFDMTKGKSQIYKKNNQDTIKKDFNAPFDILLQKRFVNSKIEEISIYNEDKVINIKVSSSSSYKKLTTILQLEFTGKHTNIIILDENRIILEALRHIDEFSSSRVVKVGIKLEEIPKQNFIFKEDFIENIEKYLYEIYEIKEKQSLENLKKQKISLISKKINKLENLINHLPLKQQLEKESNLTYLYANIILSNIHNIKPYQDILEAYDYEGNSIKIPLDKSISASKYANELFKKAKKLKQKLQNIDIEKQSLEEKLEFSKKMIENLQEANSIDEIEFLFPKKQKNQTKTAKQQNYETFFYNGYKILLGRSERENIYLLQNSKASDFWFHLKDRTSCHVIVQNSKKTIPESVIIKAAKLCAKFSVEFGGKYLIDYTQRRNIKIQSGANVLYNPYTTIEINI; this is translated from the coding sequence GTGAAGTATTTTTTAATAAAACAAATAGTTGAATATCTTAAAGAAAAAGCCCAAAATATAAAGTTTATCAAGAGAATTGACAATAATATAATTATAATTGAATTTAATAATAAAGAGATCTTATATTTTGATATGACAAAAGGTAAAAGTCAAATTTATAAAAAAAATAATCAAGATACAATAAAAAAAGACTTTAATGCTCCTTTTGATATTCTTCTACAAAAAAGATTTGTAAATTCTAAAATTGAAGAGATTAGTATATATAATGAAGATAAGGTAATTAATATAAAAGTATCTTCAAGTTCTTCATATAAAAAACTAACAACTATTTTACAATTGGAGTTTACAGGTAAACATACAAATATAATAATCTTAGATGAAAATAGAATTATATTAGAGGCTTTAAGACATATAGATGAATTCTCATCAAGTAGAGTTGTAAAAGTTGGGATAAAATTAGAAGAGATACCAAAACAAAACTTTATTTTTAAAGAAGATTTTATTGAGAATATTGAAAAGTATCTATATGAAATTTATGAAATTAAAGAAAAACAGAGTTTAGAAAATCTAAAAAAACAAAAAATTTCTTTAATAAGTAAAAAGATAAATAAATTAGAAAATCTTATAAATCATTTGCCTTTAAAACAGCAATTAGAAAAAGAATCAAATCTTACTTATTTATATGCAAATATAATTTTAAGTAATATTCATAATATTAAACCTTATCAAGATATTTTAGAAGCTTATGATTATGAAGGTAATAGTATAAAAATACCTTTAGATAAAAGTATTAGTGCATCAAAGTATGCAAATGAACTTTTTAAAAAAGCAAAAAAATTAAAACAAAAATTACAAAATATTGATATAGAAAAACAAAGTTTAGAAGAAAAATTAGAGTTTTCTAAAAAGATGATTGAAAATCTACAAGAGGCAAATTCTATTGATGAAATAGAGTTTTTATTTCCTAAAAAGCAAAAGAATCAAACAAAAACAGCAAAACAGCAAAATTATGAGACATTTTTTTATAATGGATATAAAATTCTTTTAGGAAGAAGTGAAAGAGAAAATATCTATTTATTACAAAATTCAAAAGCAAGTGATTTTTGGTTTCATTTAAAAGATAGAACTTCGTGTCATGTAATAGTACAAAATAGTAAAAAAACAATCCCTGAATCAGTGATAATTAAAGCTGCTAAATTATGTGCAAAGTTTTCAGTTGAGTTTGGTGGAAAGTATCTTATTGATTATACTCAAAGAAGAAATATTAAAATTCAATCAGGTGCAAATGTTTTATATAACCCTTATACTACAATTGAAATTAACATATAA
- a CDS encoding cytochrome C, whose protein sequence is MTKLAKIALAASLTLGVLTTTASADAVKGQKLFSKKLKNPCGMTGAKFAAQHSQDQWEEIKNAGKFEDEIIKICPKVKKGYVQESWMEHIYDFSYEYANDSGNVPSC, encoded by the coding sequence ATGACAAAATTGGCAAAGATTGCATTAGCAGCATCATTAACATTAGGTGTTTTAACAACAACAGCATCAGCAGATGCAGTAAAAGGACAAAAACTTTTTTCTAAAAAGTTAAAAAATCCTTGTGGTATGACTGGAGCAAAATTTGCTGCACAGCATTCTCAAGATCAATGGGAAGAGATCAAAAATGCTGGTAAATTTGAAGATGAAATAATCAAAATTTGTCCAAAAGTAAAAAAAGGTTATGTTCAAGAATCTTGGATGGAACATATTTATGATTTTTCTTATGAATATGCAAATGACTCAGGGAATGTTCCTTCTTGTTAA
- a CDS encoding BtrH N-terminal domain-containing protein, protein MNKEFEHSQFAHCESGTISTLLTSYGLKISEPMAFGITSCLSFVYLPFIKISNMPLIAYRQMPKNIINRISKVLNIKMEKRKYKDPIKANEELSKLINQNHLVGLQTSVFYLPYFPKDMRFHFNAHNLMVYKKEGNEYFISDPVFEDIVKCDEKELTKARFAKGIFAPKGFLYYPKQIPTNIDFEKIIKKAIKKNANSLLTPFPYAGVKGMRKLAKSIALLKLDNNERYIKNFLTHIVRMQEEIGTGGGGFRFLYAAFLQESKKYNLDENLLEEASTLFVKSGNTLREFALLCVESSRNLDKFNPEKISEKLIEASKYEEEASKLLKRV, encoded by the coding sequence ATGAATAAAGAGTTTGAACATTCACAGTTTGCCCATTGTGAGAGTGGTACAATTTCAACTCTTTTAACAAGTTATGGTTTAAAAATTAGTGAGCCTATGGCTTTTGGAATTACAAGTTGTCTTTCTTTTGTATATCTTCCTTTTATAAAAATTAGTAATATGCCTCTTATTGCATATAGACAAATGCCAAAAAATATTATAAATAGAATATCAAAAGTTTTAAATATTAAAATGGAAAAGAGAAAATATAAAGACCCAATAAAAGCAAATGAAGAGTTATCAAAGCTAATAAATCAAAATCATTTAGTAGGTCTTCAAACTTCTGTTTTTTATCTTCCTTATTTTCCAAAGGATATGAGATTTCATTTTAATGCACATAATTTAATGGTATATAAAAAAGAAGGAAATGAATATTTTATTTCAGATCCTGTATTTGAAGATATTGTAAAGTGTGATGAAAAAGAATTAACAAAAGCTAGATTTGCCAAAGGAATTTTTGCACCAAAAGGGTTTTTATATTATCCAAAACAGATACCTACAAATATAGATTTTGAAAAGATAATAAAAAAAGCTATTAAGAAAAATGCAAATTCATTACTTACACCTTTTCCTTATGCTGGAGTTAAAGGAATGAGAAAGTTAGCAAAAAGTATTGCTTTATTAAAACTTGATAATAATGAAAGATATATAAAAAACTTTTTAACACATATTGTTAGAATGCAAGAAGAAATAGGTACTGGTGGCGGAGGTTTTAGATTTTTGTATGCAGCTTTTTTACAAGAATCAAAAAAATATAATTTAGATGAAAACCTTTTAGAAGAAGCTTCAACTTTATTTGTTAAATCTGGAAATACCTTAAGAGAGTTTGCTTTATTATGTGTTGAATCAAGTAGAAATTTAGATAAATTTAATCCTGAAAAAATCTCAGAGAAATTAATTGAAGCTTCAAAATATGAAGAAGAAGCTTCAAAACTTTTAAAAAGAGTCTAA
- a CDS encoding beta-ketoacyl synthase N-terminal-like domain-containing protein has translation MNSYIIGTSLICNMGDNFKEISTNLKNLTQESYIKNLENIFKDNLFYAISNFDFISAEEKYKTILKKVIFDAIKDAKLSKEEQKELHIFIGSTSMEMSSNEEYRNSFLNNKSSLAFKDIGNGSIGEYIEELIDSKYKSILFTTACTSSANALCYASKLIQTKKIKRAIVIGIELYNSSTYGGFSSLMLLSKNKVYRPFDKNSDGIILGEACSAVILDSKKKTDFDFKYLSSSNICDNYSETTSNPSGIPIFNTMNQALKASNLQLKDIDCIKAHATGSENNNLSEAKAIKLLFEKYNQTTKVTALKPTIGHTLGACGTNEIVLMIYSLKSGFLPATFGFETPAEDVVFTPLEQNLPYLKNATFLFNFVAFGGNNTSIILSNKD, from the coding sequence TTGAATTCATATATAATTGGAACTTCACTTATTTGTAATATGGGAGATAATTTTAAAGAAATCTCTACAAATTTAAAAAATTTAACACAAGAAAGTTATATTAAAAATTTAGAAAATATTTTTAAAGATAACCTTTTTTATGCAATAAGTAATTTCGATTTTATAAGTGCCGAAGAGAAATATAAAACTATATTAAAAAAAGTAATTTTTGATGCAATAAAAGATGCAAAGCTATCAAAAGAAGAACAAAAAGAGTTACATATCTTTATAGGTTCAACTTCTATGGAAATGTCTTCAAATGAAGAGTATAGAAACTCATTTTTAAATAATAAAAGCTCCTTAGCCTTTAAAGATATTGGGAATGGTTCAATTGGTGAATATATTGAAGAACTTATTGATTCAAAATATAAATCAATTCTTTTTACAACAGCTTGTACTTCTAGTGCTAATGCCCTTTGTTATGCCTCAAAATTAATACAAACAAAAAAGATAAAAAGAGCCATTGTAATTGGAATTGAATTATATAATAGTTCAACATATGGTGGTTTTTCATCATTAATGCTTTTATCAAAAAATAAAGTTTATAGACCTTTTGATAAAAATAGTGATGGAATAATTTTAGGAGAAGCCTGTTCTGCTGTTATTTTAGATTCAAAAAAGAAAACTGACTTTGATTTTAAATATTTAAGTTCTTCAAATATTTGTGATAACTATTCTGAAACTACAAGTAACCCATCAGGAATACCTATTTTTAATACAATGAATCAAGCTTTAAAAGCTTCAAATTTACAATTAAAAGATATTGATTGTATTAAAGCCCATGCAACAGGAAGTGAAAATAATAACCTTTCAGAAGCTAAAGCAATTAAGCTTTTATTTGAAAAATATAATCAAACTACAAAGGTTACTGCCTTAAAACCTACAATTGGTCATACTTTAGGTGCTTGTGGTACAAATGAAATAGTTTTAATGATATATTCATTAAAAAGTGGATTTTTACCTGCTACTTTTGGATTTGAAACACCAGCAGAAGATGTAGTTTTTACTCCTTTAGAACAAAATCTTCCTTATTTAAAAAATGCAACTTTTTTATTTAATTTTGTGGCTTTTGGTGGAAATAATACTTCTATTATTTTAAGTAATAAGGATTAG
- a CDS encoding ABC transporter permease, with product MFKYLLKKEFTLIFRDIHALLVLFIMPTLFILIMSLALKNSYSNTIDVKLKVAIITKENNEKIQTLISDINNSSFFETKYQLIKEDTKELLYDKNYDFIISIDSLYLDKIKNNDKEFKIEIFTKPDSQQQKIELLKSLIVNSSKTTILKEFLSMQNIDSKTLTNLNEVIDTNIIYKNENIVLKPTSVQQSVPAWLVFSMFFILIPISNTFINEKNFGTINRIRSINVSLLPILISKIFPYYLINQIQVIFMILVGIYIVPLLGGDKLEILGNYSMIFLVSSIVSISSISFALLIANISKTTEEATTYGGVSNIILAALGGIMVPKFVMPQFMQEATNFSPMSWALESFLEVFVRGGDFSDISSYVYRMLFFAIICLVIAYILLKKRS from the coding sequence ATGTTTAAATATTTACTAAAAAAAGAATTTACCTTAATCTTTAGAGATATTCATGCTCTATTAGTGCTTTTTATAATGCCTACTCTTTTTATTTTAATTATGTCTTTGGCACTTAAAAATAGCTATTCAAATACTATTGATGTGAAATTAAAAGTAGCAATTATTACTAAAGAAAATAATGAAAAAATACAAACATTAATTAGTGACATTAATAATAGTAGCTTTTTTGAAACAAAATATCAACTTATAAAAGAAGACACAAAAGAGCTTTTATATGATAAAAATTATGATTTTATTATTTCAATTGACTCTTTATATTTAGATAAAATTAAAAATAATGATAAAGAGTTTAAAATAGAAATATTTACAAAACCAGACTCCCAACAACAAAAAATTGAACTTTTAAAAAGTTTGATTGTAAATTCTTCAAAAACAACAATCTTAAAAGAGTTTTTATCTATGCAAAATATAGATTCAAAAACACTTACAAATTTAAATGAAGTTATAGACACAAATATTATTTATAAAAATGAAAATATAGTATTAAAACCAACTTCTGTACAACAAAGTGTTCCAGCTTGGTTAGTATTTTCTATGTTTTTTATCTTAATTCCTATTTCAAATACTTTTATAAATGAAAAAAACTTTGGAACAATTAATAGAATAAGAAGTATAAACGTATCACTTTTACCCATCTTAATAAGTAAAATTTTTCCTTATTACCTAATAAATCAAATACAAGTTATTTTTATGATTTTAGTTGGTATATATATAGTTCCTTTGCTAGGAGGAGATAAGCTTGAGATTTTAGGAAATTATTCTATGATATTTTTAGTTTCGAGTATTGTAAGTATCTCTTCTATTTCTTTTGCTTTACTAATTGCAAATATTAGTAAAACTACAGAAGAAGCAACAACTTATGGGGGAGTTTCAAATATTATTTTAGCTGCACTTGGGGGGATTATGGTCCCTAAATTTGTAATGCCACAGTTTATGCAAGAAGCAACTAATTTCTCACCAATGTCTTGGGCTTTAGAGAGTTTTTTAGAGGTTTTTGTAAGAGGTGGAGACTTTTCTGATATTTCAAGTTATGTATATAGAATGTTATTTTTCGCTATAATTTGTTTAGTTATAGCTTATATATTATTAAAAAAGAGGAGTTAG
- a CDS encoding beta-ketoacyl-ACP synthase III — MNKVYINNIQKFMPNEPVSNNEMEEYLGFIGGKKSKAKSIVLRSNGIKRRFYVLEKNTLKPLFTNAQITANAVKKLENDNFKLEKLEALSCGTTSPDQLMPGHTLMVQGELGINKIETISASGICLSGINALKYIYYGIKAGELNNGVSTGSETSSMVLNSRNFKEESDYRELENNPGIEFEKDFLRWMLSDGAGAMLLENKPNKDKLSLEIKWIDILSYAGEMPICMYSGCEVDENNTTTSWRAFEQQEVMNKSLLSIRQNVKLLNENIIEYTVTKPIKEILEKRDIKEEEITYFVPHYSSTFFRQKVYEGMKEGGLEIPFEKWFTNLTEFGNTGSASIYIMLEELFNTNRLKKGDKLLCYIPESGRFSTAFMFLEVV; from the coding sequence ATGAATAAAGTTTATATAAATAATATACAAAAATTTATGCCAAATGAACCAGTTTCAAATAATGAAATGGAAGAGTATTTGGGATTTATTGGTGGAAAAAAATCAAAAGCAAAAAGTATTGTTTTGCGAAGTAATGGAATAAAAAGAAGATTTTATGTTCTTGAAAAAAATACTTTAAAACCACTTTTTACAAATGCACAAATAACTGCAAATGCAGTTAAGAAACTTGAAAACGATAATTTTAAGCTTGAAAAATTAGAAGCTTTATCATGTGGGACAACTTCTCCTGATCAATTAATGCCTGGACATACTTTAATGGTTCAAGGGGAATTAGGAATTAATAAAATTGAAACAATTAGTGCTTCTGGTATTTGTCTTAGTGGTATAAATGCATTAAAATACATCTATTATGGGATTAAAGCAGGAGAGCTAAATAATGGTGTTTCTACAGGTTCAGAAACTTCATCAATGGTTTTAAATTCAAGAAATTTTAAAGAAGAATCTGATTATAGAGAACTTGAAAATAATCCTGGAATTGAGTTTGAAAAAGATTTTCTAAGATGGATGCTTTCTGATGGTGCTGGAGCAATGCTTTTAGAAAATAAACCAAATAAAGATAAATTATCATTGGAAATAAAATGGATTGATATTTTATCTTATGCAGGGGAAATGCCTATATGTATGTATAGTGGCTGCGAAGTTGATGAAAATAATACTACTACTTCGTGGAGAGCTTTTGAGCAACAAGAAGTAATGAATAAATCACTTTTATCAATAAGACAAAATGTTAAGCTATTAAATGAAAATATTATTGAATACACAGTTACAAAACCCATAAAAGAGATTTTAGAAAAAAGAGATATAAAAGAAGAAGAGATAACATATTTTGTTCCCCATTATTCTTCAACATTTTTTAGACAAAAAGTATATGAAGGAATGAAAGAGGGTGGATTGGAAATACCTTTTGAAAAATGGTTTACTAATCTTACAGAGTTTGGAAATACAGGAAGTGCTTCTATTTATATTATGCTTGAAGAGTTATTTAATACAAATAGATTGAAAAAAGGTGATAAATTACTTTGTTATATTCCTGAAAGTGGAAGATTTTCTACAGCATTTATGTTTTTAGAAGTTGTTTAA
- a CDS encoding ABC transporter ATP-binding protein gives MSIEISNLNKAYKKHKILENLNLSIKEGSVFGLLGPNGAGKTTLVSILNFLIPKDNGIVKVFGFDLDKHANEIKSISSYVPQTYAFYPKLTTYENLEFFGALYGLKANELKKRIEYCIEATSLEKYINRQAHTYSGGLKRRLNIAIGLLNNPKILYLDEPTVGIDPQSRKYILNVIKNINKEKNTTIIYTSHYMEEVEYLCDEIAILDNSKIILQEKKDELIYKNSLIKIIFENNTTQEISIKEDYEQLVCLFYKIKQENLKIKHIDFGHKSLEDMFLNLTKQDLRD, from the coding sequence ATGTCTATAGAAATTTCAAATTTAAATAAAGCATACAAAAAACATAAAATCTTAGAAAATCTAAACTTAAGTATAAAAGAGGGGTCAGTATTTGGACTGTTAGGACCAAATGGTGCAGGCAAAACCACTCTTGTTTCTATTTTAAACTTTTTAATTCCAAAAGATAATGGAATTGTAAAGGTTTTTGGATTTGATTTAGATAAACATGCAAATGAGATAAAATCTATAAGTAGTTATGTTCCACAAACTTATGCTTTTTATCCAAAACTTACCACATATGAAAACTTGGAATTTTTTGGTGCATTATATGGATTAAAAGCAAATGAGCTAAAAAAAAGAATAGAATATTGTATTGAAGCTACTTCTTTAGAAAAATATATAAATAGGCAAGCACACACTTATTCAGGTGGATTAAAAAGAAGGTTAAATATAGCAATTGGTCTTTTAAATAATCCAAAAATTTTATATTTAGATGAACCAACAGTAGGAATTGATCCCCAATCAAGAAAATATATTTTAAATGTAATAAAAAATATTAATAAAGAAAAAAATACTACGATTATTTATACTTCACATTATATGGAAGAAGTTGAGTATTTATGTGATGAAATAGCTATTTTGGATAATTCAAAAATCATCTTACAAGAAAAAAAAGATGAGCTAATTTATAAAAATTCGCTAATTAAGATAATATTTGAAAATAATACAACACAAGAGATAAGTATAAAAGAGGATTATGAACAGTTGGTATGTTTATTTTATAAAATAAAACAAGAAAATTTAAAAATTAAACATATAGATTTTGGACACAAAAGTTTAGAAGATATGTTTTTAAACTTAACAAAACAGGATTTAAGAGACTAA
- a CDS encoding phosphopantetheine-binding protein, which yields MIGSQDEALKLELKQLIIEECDKDIEPQEISDDEILFGSDTKLELDSMDALQISMALHKKYGIDANDSKKLRKIMASINTLADHIQPE from the coding sequence TTGATAGGTTCACAAGATGAAGCATTAAAACTAGAATTAAAACAACTAATTATTGAAGAGTGTGATAAGGATATAGAACCCCAAGAAATATCTGATGATGAAATTTTATTTGGTAGTGATACAAAGTTAGAATTGGATTCAATGGATGCTTTACAAATCTCTATGGCACTTCATAAAAAATATGGTATTGATGCAAATGATAGTAAAAAACTAAGAAAAATTATGGCATCAATTAATACTTTAGCAGATCATATACAACCGGAGTAG
- the thrS gene encoding threonine--tRNA ligase, translating into MEPIGVLSEGQIYDLQTAEALNITGEEIKSDSSPESLEILRHSCAHLMAQAIKALYPEAKFFVGPVVKEGFYYDFKVDSKISEEDLTKIEKKMKELANEKLPIQRYETTKEEILKKFANDELKQAVLKNITDSTLTIYKQGDFEDLCRGPHVPNTRMIRNFKLTRIAGAYLGGDEKNEMITRIYGIAFFDKQELNDYIKMLEEAKKRDHRKLGTELDLFTFNDDVGAGLPMWLPNGARLRSKLEKILYKAHRVRGYEPVRGPEILKSDMWKISGHYANYKENMYFTTIDEQEYGIKPMNCVGHIQIFKNSLVSYKDLPKKLFEYGVVHRHEMSGAMHGLFRVREFTQDDAHIFCTQAQVKDVIIEVLEFVDKLMSIFDFKYEMEVSTKPEKAIGDDEFWEKTTKGIMDALDEHNLPYGIDEGGGAFYGPKIDIKILDAIGRKWQCGTVQVDMNLPSRFNVEYINDKGEKEQPVMIHRAILGSFERFIGILTEHCAGEFPFIIAPTEVIFVPIANTHVEYAKQLQKELLYKEIDSKIFDMNESLNKRIRMAEKQRVPMIVVIGDEEVENNSIALRDRRKREQSNMTKEEFINMLVEIKKGCEI; encoded by the coding sequence TTGGAACCAATTGGTGTATTAAGTGAAGGTCAAATATATGATCTTCAAACTGCGGAAGCTTTAAATATAACTGGTGAAGAGATAAAAAGTGACAGTTCTCCTGAATCTTTAGAGATTTTAAGACATTCATGTGCTCACCTAATGGCTCAAGCTATTAAAGCGTTATATCCTGAAGCTAAATTCTTTGTTGGTCCTGTTGTTAAAGAGGGATTTTATTATGATTTCAAAGTAGATTCTAAAATATCAGAAGAGGATCTTACAAAAATTGAAAAGAAAATGAAAGAGCTTGCAAATGAAAAGCTACCAATTCAAAGATATGAGACAACCAAAGAAGAAATCTTAAAAAAATTCGCAAATGATGAGCTTAAACAAGCGGTACTTAAAAACATCACAGATTCAACTCTAACTATTTATAAGCAAGGTGATTTTGAAGACTTATGTAGAGGTCCTCATGTACCTAATACTAGAATGATTAGAAATTTTAAACTTACAAGAATAGCAGGTGCTTATCTTGGTGGTGATGAAAAAAATGAAATGATTACAAGAATCTATGGTATAGCATTTTTCGATAAACAAGAATTAAATGACTATATTAAAATGTTAGAAGAAGCAAAAAAAAGAGACCATAGAAAATTAGGTACTGAATTAGATCTATTTACTTTTAATGATGATGTGGGAGCTGGTCTTCCTATGTGGCTACCAAATGGTGCTAGGCTTAGAAGTAAATTAGAAAAAATCCTATACAAAGCTCATAGAGTAAGAGGATATGAACCAGTACGTGGTCCAGAAATTTTAAAATCAGATATGTGGAAAATCTCTGGTCACTATGCAAACTATAAAGAAAATATGTATTTTACTACAATTGATGAGCAGGAATATGGTATTAAACCTATGAACTGTGTAGGACATATTCAAATTTTTAAAAATAGTTTAGTTTCATATAAAGATTTACCAAAAAAACTTTTTGAATATGGAGTAGTACATAGACACGAAATGAGTGGAGCTATGCACGGACTATTTAGAGTAAGAGAATTTACTCAAGATGATGCTCATATTTTTTGTACACAAGCACAAGTAAAAGATGTAATTATTGAAGTTTTAGAGTTTGTTGATAAACTTATGAGTATATTTGATTTTAAATATGAAATGGAAGTTTCAACTAAACCTGAAAAAGCCATTGGAGATGATGAATTTTGGGAAAAAACTACAAAAGGAATCATGGATGCACTAGATGAGCACAATCTACCATATGGAATTGATGAAGGTGGAGGAGCTTTTTATGGTCCTAAAATTGATATTAAAATCTTAGATGCTATTGGAAGAAAATGGCAATGTGGTACAGTTCAAGTTGATATGAACTTACCAAGTAGATTTAATGTAGAGTATATAAACGATAAAGGGGAAAAAGAACAACCTGTAATGATTCATAGGGCAATTTTAGGTTCTTTTGAAAGATTTATTGGTATTCTAACAGAACACTGTGCTGGAGAGTTCCCTTTTATTATCGCTCCAACAGAAGTTATCTTTGTACCAATTGCAAATACACATGTTGAATATGCAAAACAACTACAAAAAGAACTGTTATATAAAGAGATAGATTCTAAAATTTTTGATATGAACGAAAGTTTAAATAAAAGAATTAGAATGGCGGAAAAACAAAGAGTTCCAATGATTGTTGTTATTGGTGATGAAGAAGTTGAAAACAACTCTATAGCATTAAGAGACAGAAGAAAGAGAGAGCAGTCAAATATGACGAAAGAGGAGTTTATAAATATGTTAGTTGAAATTAAAAAAGGATGTGAAATTTGA
- a CDS encoding DUF3373 family protein: MKKGIIALSTVAALTTCAFSSEISNNEMMKQIELLKKQIEMLEKKLNSNQDKVTTLEKTFTDKRFTKLEKNVKKNSEKIQEVKAHDAGDNIKWDVDFRTQYDNVQYKLSNGKKLTNNSIYSNRLWLGMKFQADENSTFYGTLSYNKLFGDNRAQIDGQTRNNASFDWVTNEAATNDNSLKVKEAYWLYTNDSFFGNNDVSWTASIGRRPSTDGLGISLRADQERKSALSHTVNVEFDGASARFNLDKLTGINGMWLKFCVGRGLTNAKLRFSSDGLDYIDDNDTSENVDMAGFIFVPYDNGQYSVHMNYAKAWNLIGNQDANADGQPDSNGKFYNFGDIELATIMFKAYGIGNGISDFLDDTTVFASYAMSKTDPDGNKAMLGSADSETGHSFWIGANMPCPLSEKARVGIEWNKGSKYWRSMTYGEDTMAGSKIAARGTAWEVYRHQKLTDALSFTLRYTQIKYDYTGSNGFFGDFGTPVKISDSPNAVEEAKNFSANIRYRF, encoded by the coding sequence ATGAAAAAGGGGATAATTGCTTTATCAACTGTTGCAGCATTAACAACTTGTGCTTTTTCATCAGAAATATCAAATAATGAGATGATGAAACAAATCGAGTTATTGAAAAAACAAATTGAAATGCTTGAAAAGAAATTAAATTCAAATCAAGACAAAGTAACTACACTTGAAAAGACTTTTACAGATAAAAGATTTACAAAACTTGAAAAAAATGTAAAGAAAAACTCTGAAAAAATTCAAGAAGTAAAAGCACATGATGCAGGAGATAATATAAAGTGGGATGTTGATTTTAGAACACAATATGATAATGTTCAATATAAACTATCAAATGGTAAAAAACTAACAAATAACTCTATATACTCTAATAGACTTTGGTTAGGAATGAAATTCCAAGCTGATGAAAACTCAACTTTTTATGGAACACTTTCTTATAATAAATTATTTGGGGATAATAGAGCTCAAATTGATGGACAAACAAGAAATAATGCAAGCTTTGATTGGGTAACAAATGAAGCTGCTACAAATGATAATAGCTTAAAAGTAAAAGAGGCATATTGGCTATATACAAATGATTCTTTCTTTGGAAACAATGATGTTTCTTGGACAGCTAGTATTGGAAGGCGTCCTTCAACAGATGGTTTGGGAATTAGTTTAAGAGCTGACCAAGAAAGAAAATCTGCTCTTTCACATACAGTAAATGTGGAATTTGATGGAGCTAGTGCTAGATTTAACCTTGATAAACTAACAGGTATAAATGGAATGTGGCTTAAGTTTTGCGTAGGTAGAGGATTAACTAATGCAAAACTTAGATTTTCTTCAGATGGGCTTGATTATATAGATGATAATGATACAAGTGAAAATGTTGATATGGCCGGATTTATTTTTGTTCCTTATGATAATGGACAATACTCAGTACATATGAACTATGCAAAAGCTTGGAATTTAATAGGAAATCAAGATGCAAATGCTGATGGACAACCTGATAGTAATGGTAAATTCTATAATTTTGGAGATATAGAATTAGCTACAATTATGTTTAAAGCTTATGGAATTGGAAATGGTATTTCTGATTTCTTAGATGATACAACAGTATTTGCTTCATATGCTATGAGTAAAACTGATCCTGATGGAAACAAAGCAATGTTAGGTTCAGCTGATTCTGAAACTGGTCACTCTTTTTGGATTGGTGCAAATATGCCATGTCCATTATCTGAAAAAGCAAGAGTAGGAATAGAATGGAACAAAGGTAGTAAATACTGGAGATCTATGACTTATGGTGAAGATACTATGGCAGGAAGTAAAATTGCTGCACGTGGTACTGCTTGGGAAGTATATAGACACCAAAAATTAACTGATGCTCTTAGTTTTACTTTAAGATATACACAAATAAAATATGATTATACAGGAAGTAATGGTTTCTTTGGAGACTTTGGAACACCTGTAAAAATTAGTGATTCTCCTAATGCTGTTGAAGAGGCTAAAAACTTTTCAGCAAATATTAGATATAGATTCTAA